In the Gossypium raimondii isolate GPD5lz chromosome 9, ASM2569854v1, whole genome shotgun sequence genome, one interval contains:
- the LOC105798569 gene encoding 40S ribosomal protein S10-1, with the protein MIIPEKNRREICKYLFQEGVCYAKKDYNLAKHPEIDVPNLQVIKLMQSFKSKEYVRETFAWMHYYWYLTNDGIEFLRTYLNLPSEIVPATLKKSARPPGRLGGPTGDRPRGPPRFEGDRPRFGDRDGYRGGPRGGDFGGDKGGAPADFQPSFRGPGGRPAFGRGGGGYSAAPSGLGSGFA; encoded by the exons ATG ATTATTCCAGAGAAGAACCGCAGAGAAATCTGCAAATACCTATTTCAAG AGGGAGTTTGCTATGCAAAGAAGGATTACAATCTTGCAAAGCACCCCGAGATCGATGTACCCAATTTGCAGGTCATTAAACTGATGCAGAGCTTCAAGTCCAAGGAATATGTCCGCGAGACTTTTGCTTGGATGCACTACTACTGGTACCTTACTAATGATGGAATTGAGTTTCTCAGAACTTACCTTAATCTTCCATCCGAAATTGTTCCTGCTACTTTAAAGAAATCTGCAAGGCCCCCGGGTAGGCTAGGCGGCCCAACTGGTGATCGCCCTCG GGGTCCTCCTCGCTTTGAAGGAGACCGACCAAGGTTTGGTGACAGAGATGGGTACCGTGGAGGTCCTCGTGGGGGTGACTTTGGTGGTGATAAGGGAGGTGCCCCAGCAGATTTCCAACCATCATTCAGG GGTCCTGGTGGAAGGCCTGCCTTTGGTCGTGGAGGTGGAGGTTACAGTGCAGCTCCATCTGGTTTGGGTTCGGGTTTTGCTTGA